A single window of Psychromonas ingrahamii 37 DNA harbors:
- a CDS encoding 3-hydroxyacyl-CoA dehydrogenase NAD-binding domain-containing protein, translating into MNFTLDISQSGPTSGVATLTFDFPGARVNKLDSVALLELKGQIDSLAKNNVVKLLVFRSAKKDTFIAGADINEIKDLLNEAQAYKEIRTGQLIIDNISKLPFPTLAVINGVCLGGGCELALACTYRIATDNLNAIIGLPEVSLGIIPGFGGCVRLPKLIGLQAALQLILSAKPVAPKKALRLKLVDHLYNNELEESSVADFIERLVNDKSFVKGLIKRRSKSAKKFNQRILEDNILGQKLIFKKAKDSLLKKNKGQYPAPLKALETIEKSFNLKIAEALEVEARAISELAVSVISKNLIQLFFTSEALKKETGIVESNLEPQIINQAAVLGAGVMGGGIAWLFSKNEIPVRLKDIEWDAVSKGYQTAALYYGQLKKVHKINENKIRVKMNYIAGTVNYNGFKRIDLVVEAVSENLEVKKTVLEEVEAQLSKQAILASNTSSLSITEMAVNLQRPENFIGMHFFNPVNRMPLVEIIPGEKTSQQTIVTLVKLAKKAGKTPIVVANCAGFLVNRILISFLNEAALMLQEGGVVTEMDHALEAFGLPMGPFVLADEVGIDIGYHVAKVLEQAYGERMKVAGLFTQIFIDEKLLGKKSGVGFYRHKGHDKSYNEALDKIIYTYRFSNGITAKAFNQEEIVDRCILIMVNEAVKCLQENIVKNPAYLDMAMILGTGFPAFTGGLLKYADNRGIGNICDTLNQLAALYGERFLPAEQLIDKAKNGGKFYN; encoded by the coding sequence ATGAATTTTACATTAGATATTTCACAATCAGGCCCAACTTCGGGGGTTGCAACATTGACCTTTGATTTTCCGGGGGCACGAGTTAATAAATTAGATTCAGTCGCATTATTAGAGCTCAAAGGGCAGATTGATTCTCTGGCAAAAAATAATGTCGTTAAACTGTTGGTCTTTCGCAGTGCCAAAAAGGATACCTTTATTGCCGGCGCTGATATCAATGAAATTAAAGATCTGCTTAATGAGGCACAAGCTTATAAAGAAATAAGAACCGGGCAGTTAATTATTGATAATATTTCTAAATTACCTTTTCCAACCTTAGCGGTTATAAACGGGGTCTGTCTGGGTGGCGGTTGTGAGTTAGCGTTAGCTTGTACTTATCGCATCGCCACGGATAATCTTAACGCTATTATAGGCTTACCCGAGGTCAGTTTGGGTATTATTCCCGGTTTTGGCGGTTGTGTGCGTTTACCAAAACTGATTGGCTTACAAGCTGCTCTGCAGTTAATACTGTCCGCTAAACCTGTCGCCCCTAAAAAAGCGCTGCGACTCAAATTAGTCGATCATCTCTATAATAATGAGCTTGAAGAAAGTTCAGTCGCTGATTTTATCGAACGTTTAGTGAATGATAAAAGCTTTGTGAAAGGGTTAATAAAGCGCCGTTCAAAGTCTGCTAAGAAATTTAACCAGAGAATTTTAGAAGATAATATTTTAGGGCAAAAACTGATTTTTAAAAAAGCCAAAGACAGTTTGCTTAAAAAAAACAAAGGTCAATATCCCGCGCCGCTTAAAGCTTTAGAAACCATAGAAAAATCATTCAATTTAAAAATAGCGGAAGCGTTAGAGGTAGAAGCGAGAGCCATTTCTGAGCTTGCTGTTAGCGTAATAAGTAAAAATTTAATTCAACTTTTTTTTACCTCTGAGGCATTAAAAAAAGAAACCGGTATTGTCGAATCCAATCTTGAGCCACAAATAATTAATCAGGCCGCGGTACTCGGCGCAGGGGTTATGGGCGGGGGGATCGCCTGGTTATTTTCAAAAAATGAGATACCGGTCAGGCTTAAAGATATTGAATGGGATGCGGTCAGTAAAGGTTATCAAACCGCGGCGCTCTATTATGGACAATTAAAAAAAGTCCATAAAATTAACGAAAATAAGATCCGCGTTAAAATGAATTATATTGCAGGGACGGTCAATTATAACGGTTTTAAAAGAATTGATCTGGTTGTTGAAGCGGTGTCTGAAAATCTAGAGGTTAAGAAAACAGTCCTGGAAGAGGTTGAAGCACAGCTGTCTAAGCAGGCGATATTAGCGTCGAACACCTCGAGTTTATCCATTACTGAGATGGCTGTAAATCTGCAAAGGCCGGAAAATTTTATCGGTATGCATTTTTTTAATCCGGTTAACAGAATGCCGCTTGTTGAAATTATACCGGGGGAGAAAACCAGCCAACAGACCATTGTCACATTGGTTAAACTCGCTAAAAAAGCCGGTAAAACACCCATTGTTGTTGCTAACTGTGCAGGTTTTTTAGTCAATAGAATTTTAATTTCATTTTTGAATGAAGCCGCTCTGATGCTTCAGGAGGGAGGCGTTGTTACCGAAATGGACCATGCTCTTGAAGCATTCGGGTTGCCGATGGGACCTTTTGTTTTAGCCGATGAGGTCGGTATCGATATTGGTTATCATGTTGCAAAAGTATTAGAGCAAGCCTATGGCGAAAGAATGAAAGTGGCGGGTTTATTTACCCAAATTTTTATCGATGAGAAGTTATTAGGTAAAAAATCGGGTGTGGGTTTTTACCGCCACAAAGGCCACGACAAATCCTACAATGAGGCGCTGGATAAGATTATCTATACTTATCGTTTTAGCAATGGAATAACAGCCAAAGCATTTAACCAGGAGGAAATCGTAGACAGGTGCATTCTTATTATGGTCAATGAAGCGGTCAAATGTTTACAGGAAAATATTGTTAAGAATCCGGCTTATCTGGATATGGCAATGATCCTCGGTACAGGTTTTCCTGCATTTACAGGCGGTCTTTTAAAATATGCCGATAATCGTGGCATCGGCAATATTTGCGATACATTAAATCAATTAGCGGCTTTATATGGTGAGCGTTTTCTGCCCGCTGAGCAATTAATAGATAAAGCAAAAAACGGCGGGAAATTTTATAATTAG
- a CDS encoding thiolase family protein, giving the protein MKERLAIVDGIRSPFCKSGTSMANILADDLGAVIVKELIARTEIDLKLIDELIFGNVGQPANAPNIARVIALKAGLPLEVIAHTVHRNCASGMESVTTGYDKLLAGNANILIAGGTESMSNLPFNFSKKMTQVFENVMKAKSIGQKLSAISTLRPADLKPVISIVEGLTDPVCGLSMGQTAEVLAREFAITRAEQDQFALQSHLKAAKANEAGFFTQEIHPIMLPPDYSHVQFNDNAIRHDQSLEKLAKLKPFFDRVAGTVTAANACPITDGAGAVLIMLESKAKELGYSPLGYLKAYSYAGLQPERMGLGPVYATSKLLDKTGMAISDFDLVELNEAFAAQVIANQKAFASAVFAQRYLHKDKALGVLNSDLLNVNGGAIALGHPVGATGTRLIITMLNALRRRNKNSGLVTLCIGGGQGAAIALEVE; this is encoded by the coding sequence ATGAAAGAGAGATTAGCAATTGTAGACGGTATTCGCAGTCCATTTTGTAAATCTGGTACCAGTATGGCAAATATTCTAGCCGATGATTTAGGGGCTGTTATTGTCAAAGAATTAATTGCAAGAACCGAAATCGATCTGAAGTTGATTGATGAACTAATATTTGGCAATGTTGGTCAACCTGCAAATGCGCCCAATATTGCCAGAGTTATCGCCCTAAAAGCGGGGTTGCCGTTAGAGGTTATTGCACATACCGTGCACCGAAATTGTGCTTCAGGCATGGAGTCTGTCACCACCGGATACGATAAATTATTAGCGGGAAACGCCAATATATTGATCGCAGGAGGGACAGAAAGTATGAGTAATTTACCTTTCAATTTTAGCAAAAAAATGACTCAGGTTTTTGAAAATGTAATGAAGGCTAAATCCATTGGACAAAAGTTATCAGCTATTTCAACATTGAGGCCCGCCGATTTAAAGCCCGTTATATCCATTGTAGAAGGGTTAACCGATCCGGTTTGTGGCTTAAGTATGGGGCAAACGGCCGAAGTATTAGCCCGTGAATTTGCTATCACAAGAGCCGAGCAGGATCAGTTTGCCCTGCAATCGCACTTGAAGGCTGCCAAAGCAAATGAAGCTGGTTTTTTTACCCAAGAAATCCATCCGATCATGTTACCGCCAGATTACAGTCACGTGCAATTTAATGATAATGCTATTCGGCATGATCAAAGTCTAGAAAAATTAGCTAAATTAAAACCCTTTTTTGATCGTGTTGCCGGCACTGTCACAGCCGCTAATGCCTGTCCTATTACTGATGGTGCGGGTGCGGTGTTAATTATGTTGGAAAGTAAAGCAAAGGAATTGGGTTATTCGCCCTTAGGTTATTTAAAAGCCTATAGCTATGCGGGATTGCAACCGGAAAGAATGGGGTTGGGCCCGGTTTACGCAACCTCTAAACTTTTAGATAAAACCGGGATGGCGATCTCAGATTTTGATCTGGTGGAGTTAAACGAAGCCTTTGCCGCTCAAGTTATTGCTAATCAAAAAGCGTTTGCATCGGCTGTTTTTGCGCAACGATATTTACACAAAGATAAAGCGCTTGGTGTGCTGAACAGTGATTTATTAAACGTTAATGGCGGTGCTATTGCATTAGGACACCCCGTGGGAGCGACCGGTACCAGATTGATCATTACCATGTTAAATGCCCTGCGCCGACGTAATAAAAACAGTGGATTGGTGACCTTGTGTATAGGTGGCGGTCAAGGTGCTGCTATCGCATTGGAGGTAGAATAA
- a CDS encoding AMP-dependent synthetase/ligase, with amino-acid sequence MENYATIPQMIQYVVNTYSNYSALNFKNKGSWETISTEKFSETIRRLALGLHSLGIKEGEGIGLIANPSPQWVMIDIAIMVNRAISVPMFANISSTHFQFQSKDSNVKYLFVDDEELLADAIKPLLHSFTKIISYHPKRSAKNAISFEELLTLGDQLSAKQPNLYSLMRQAVRPKDIATVIYTSGTTGMPKGVEITHANLISQIRATTQLFPLHSAKDKALTCLPLAHVFERMVIYFYISTGTPIFFADDIKKVGELLRQVQPSVITLVPRLLEKVYAKMHARIEEQSTIKKKLMSSAFERAISKEPGAHNLLDKIYDKLIYSKLREALGGNLQMVISGGAALSVSMENFFKNIGLNLYQGYGLTETSPVLAANYPGNTRYRSVGKIWPGVEIKISDQQEILAKGPNIMKGYHNDPQTTRETIDPQGWLHTGDLGFVDQDGYLFINGRKKEIFKTSNGKYVSPIPIEQMLCVSELIDMAAIMGENKNFVSCLLFPDFENLGAIKKNRGYSDMSKGDFLNSSEVTQEIAALVERVNSQLNEWEKIRKFKFIKQSIGIETGELTPTMKIRRQVIEQEFSEIINNFYRDQDQEGE; translated from the coding sequence ATGGAAAATTATGCGACTATCCCACAAATGATTCAATATGTTGTTAATACGTATAGTAATTATTCTGCCCTAAATTTTAAAAATAAGGGTTCTTGGGAAACGATTTCCACAGAAAAATTTTCTGAAACCATTCGTCGTCTTGCCTTAGGTTTGCACTCACTTGGCATTAAAGAGGGTGAAGGTATTGGCCTTATTGCTAATCCCTCTCCCCAATGGGTGATGATTGATATTGCTATTATGGTTAATAGAGCAATTTCAGTGCCGATGTTTGCAAATATATCTTCAACCCATTTTCAGTTTCAAAGCAAAGACAGTAATGTTAAATATCTTTTTGTGGATGATGAGGAATTATTAGCGGATGCAATAAAACCCCTGTTACACTCATTTACAAAAATTATCTCCTATCACCCTAAACGTAGCGCTAAAAATGCCATTAGTTTTGAGGAATTGTTAACCTTAGGCGACCAGTTATCTGCCAAACAGCCAAATCTTTATTCTCTAATGAGGCAGGCTGTTCGTCCAAAGGATATAGCAACTGTTATTTATACCAGTGGTACAACCGGAATGCCCAAAGGAGTTGAAATAACGCATGCTAATCTGATTTCACAAATTAGAGCGACAACACAACTGTTTCCGCTGCATTCTGCAAAAGACAAGGCATTGACTTGTTTACCCTTAGCCCATGTTTTTGAAAGAATGGTTATTTATTTTTATATATCGACTGGTACTCCCATCTTTTTTGCTGATGATATTAAAAAAGTAGGTGAACTACTCAGGCAAGTCCAGCCCTCTGTTATTACCCTAGTCCCTCGCCTATTAGAAAAGGTTTATGCGAAAATGCATGCTCGAATAGAGGAACAATCCACTATCAAAAAAAAGCTTATGTCGAGTGCATTTGAAAGGGCGATTAGCAAGGAGCCTGGCGCTCATAATCTGCTTGATAAAATTTATGACAAACTGATTTATTCAAAATTGAGAGAGGCTTTAGGAGGAAATTTACAAATGGTAATCAGTGGTGGGGCGGCGCTGAGTGTCAGTATGGAAAACTTTTTCAAAAATATTGGACTCAATCTATATCAAGGTTATGGTTTAACCGAAACGTCACCGGTTTTAGCGGCTAACTACCCGGGTAATACGCGTTATCGAAGCGTGGGTAAGATTTGGCCGGGTGTTGAAATAAAAATATCAGATCAGCAGGAGATTCTGGCTAAAGGCCCTAATATTATGAAGGGTTATCACAATGACCCGCAAACGACTCGAGAAACTATCGATCCGCAGGGTTGGTTACATACGGGTGACTTAGGCTTTGTTGATCAAGATGGGTATTTATTTATTAACGGCAGAAAGAAAGAAATTTTTAAAACATCAAACGGCAAGTATGTCAGTCCCATCCCTATCGAACAAATGTTATGTGTTTCCGAACTTATCGATATGGCCGCAATCATGGGGGAAAATAAAAATTTTGTCTCCTGCCTGCTTTTTCCTGATTTTGAAAACCTGGGCGCGATTAAAAAAAACCGTGGCTATAGTGATATGAGTAAGGGCGATTTCCTTAATTCGAGTGAAGTCACACAGGAAATTGCCGCGCTTGTTGAGCGTGTTAACAGTCAATTAAATGAATGGGAAAAAATTCGTAAATTTAAATTTATAAAACAGTCAATCGGCATAGAAACAGGTGAGCTTACCCCAACCATGAAGATTAGACGTCAGGTCATTGAACAGGAATTCAGTGAAATTATTAATAATTTTTATAGGGATCAGGATCAAGAAGGCGAGTAA
- the nfsA gene encoding oxygen-insensitive NADPH nitroreductase has protein sequence MQDVTHLLQSHRSIRTFKDIPIEQSIVEELICSGQAAATSSFIQACTVIQVSKGAKREKIAELAGNQNYVKKAPVFLVFCADMHRHQLACEMHKVPMKSGYTEQLLTASIDCALFAQNVVIAAEALGLGICYIGGIRNDIAAVSSLLDLPDLAFPVFGLCLGYPDQNPEVKPRLPLSLTLKQNSYSQHKTLNEADKDDIAALEAYDQQIREYYKSRTSAQKEMSWTEQISGMLQKEARPHMMDFLQGKGFMKR, from the coding sequence ATGCAGGATGTCACTCATTTATTACAATCTCACCGTTCGATTCGTACTTTTAAAGATATTCCGATAGAACAATCCATCGTGGAAGAATTAATCTGTTCCGGGCAAGCGGCGGCGACCTCCAGTTTTATTCAGGCTTGTACCGTGATTCAGGTATCAAAAGGCGCTAAACGTGAGAAAATAGCAGAGCTTGCGGGTAACCAGAATTATGTTAAAAAGGCACCCGTATTTCTGGTTTTTTGTGCAGATATGCACCGCCATCAACTCGCTTGTGAGATGCATAAAGTGCCCATGAAAAGTGGTTATACCGAACAATTATTAACCGCATCGATCGATTGTGCTTTATTTGCTCAAAATGTCGTTATTGCCGCAGAAGCATTAGGATTAGGGATTTGTTATATTGGCGGAATAAGAAATGATATTGCAGCCGTATCATCACTGCTGGACTTACCTGACTTGGCTTTCCCCGTATTTGGTTTATGTCTGGGTTACCCGGATCAGAATCCTGAAGTAAAACCTCGCTTGCCATTATCGTTAACCCTAAAACAAAATAGTTATTCGCAACATAAAACATTAAATGAAGCTGATAAAGACGATATAGCCGCGCTTGAAGCCTATGACCAACAGATTAGGGAGTATTATAAAAGCAGAACAAGTGCTCAAAAGGAGATGAGTTGGACTGAGCAAATATCAGGAATGCTGCAAAAAGAAGCTAGGCCACACATGATGGACTTTCTTCAAGGCAAAGGATTTATGAAGAGATAA
- a CDS encoding alpha/beta hydrolase: MNYLPCAEVQPKLTANAAVIWLHGLGADGHDFEAIVPELNLPEDLAIRFIFPHAPSIPVTINSGLKMPAWYDILEMSIERQVDLNGLNSSAKLIQALIDREIERGIPASRIVIAGFSQGGAVAYQAALTYAQPLAGLLTMSTYFATKDSIKLSEKNKNLNIEIMHGSRDPVVDPSLGKQALDSLTKMGFQPSYKSYTMEHSVCAAQITDISAWLVGLLTPK, translated from the coding sequence ATGAATTATTTACCTTGTGCAGAAGTACAACCCAAATTAACAGCCAATGCCGCCGTTATCTGGTTACACGGTTTAGGCGCAGACGGACATGATTTTGAAGCCATTGTCCCAGAATTAAATTTACCCGAAGACTTAGCTATTCGTTTTATATTTCCTCACGCACCATCGATACCGGTTACTATTAATAGTGGTTTAAAAATGCCAGCCTGGTACGATATTTTAGAGATGAGCATCGAACGCCAAGTTGATTTAAATGGCTTAAACAGTTCAGCCAAATTGATTCAAGCATTAATAGATCGAGAAATTGAACGTGGGATCCCAGCCAGCAGAATAGTTATCGCGGGCTTTTCCCAAGGGGGCGCAGTGGCCTATCAGGCAGCACTAACCTATGCGCAACCCTTGGCTGGACTATTGACAATGTCTACTTATTTTGCAACTAAAGACAGTATTAAACTTAGCGAAAAAAATAAAAACCTTAATATTGAGATCATGCATGGCAGCCGGGATCCTGTGGTGGATCCTAGCTTGGGAAAACAGGCATTAGACTCGCTAACCAAAATGGGATTTCAACCAAGTTATAAAAGTTATACAATGGAGCACTCTGTTTGTGCTGCACAAATTACAGATATTTCTGCTTGGTTAGTTGGGTTATTAACCCCTAAATAA
- a CDS encoding DUF2960 domain-containing protein: MARQVTYEFKGKRKTIQFSYNQFHDMYEAVADAEGIDLKSFLAMEKQLAMSCRGQGIEKNFRLTEFLRMGFDKIKFVRDDEPVK, encoded by the coding sequence ATGGCAAGACAAGTAACATATGAGTTTAAAGGCAAGCGTAAGACTATTCAATTTTCATACAATCAATTTCATGATATGTATGAAGCAGTTGCAGACGCTGAAGGTATCGATTTAAAAAGCTTTTTAGCAATGGAAAAACAGCTTGCAATGAGTTGTCGCGGTCAAGGAATTGAAAAAAATTTCCGCCTAACTGAATTTTTAAGAATGGGCTTTGATAAAATAAAATTTGTCCGTGATGATGAACCAGTCAAATAA
- the rpmJ gene encoding 50S ribosomal protein L36, whose product MKVRASVKKICRNCKVIKRHGVVRVICVEPKHKQRQG is encoded by the coding sequence ATGAAAGTTCGTGCATCCGTTAAAAAAATCTGTCGTAACTGTAAAGTTATCAAGCGCCACGGTGTGGTGCGTGTTATCTGTGTAGAGCCAAAGCATAAACAACGCCAAGGCTAA
- the rpsM gene encoding 30S ribosomal protein S13, with product MARIAGINVPDHKHAVIALTAIFGIGKTRSQIICAASGIAESTKLKDLDETQIEALRTEVATFTVEGDLRREVSMNIKRLMDLGCYRGLRHRRSLPVRGQRSKTNARTRKGPRKAIKK from the coding sequence GTGGCCCGTATCGCTGGCATTAACGTTCCTGATCATAAGCATGCTGTAATTGCATTAACTGCAATTTTTGGTATCGGTAAAACTCGCTCACAGATAATCTGTGCAGCGTCTGGTATTGCTGAATCAACAAAGCTTAAAGATCTGGATGAGACACAAATCGAAGCTCTTCGTACAGAAGTAGCTACGTTCACCGTTGAAGGTGATTTACGTCGTGAAGTATCTATGAACATCAAGCGTCTTATGGACCTTGGCTGTTACCGTGGACTTCGTCATCGTCGCAGCTTGCCTGTACGTGGACAGCGTTCTAAAACGAATGCTCGTACTCGTAAAGGTCCGCGCAAAGCAATCAAGAAATAG
- the rpsK gene encoding 30S ribosomal protein S11, whose amino-acid sequence MAKTPTRARKRVKKQVADGMAHIHASFNNTIVTITDRQGNALSWATAGGSGFRGSRKSTPFAAQIAAERAAEAAKEYGLKNVEVFVNGPGPGRESSIRALNAAGFRVTNITDVTPIPHNGCRPPKKRRV is encoded by the coding sequence ATGGCTAAAACTCCAACTCGTGCTCGCAAGCGCGTTAAAAAGCAAGTTGCTGATGGTATGGCTCATATCCATGCTTCTTTCAACAACACAATCGTAACTATTACAGACCGTCAAGGTAATGCGCTTTCTTGGGCAACTGCCGGTGGTTCTGGTTTCCGTGGTTCTCGTAAATCTACTCCGTTCGCTGCACAGATTGCTGCTGAACGTGCTGCTGAAGCGGCTAAAGAGTATGGTCTTAAAAACGTAGAAGTTTTTGTAAATGGACCGGGACCTGGTCGTGAATCTTCGATTCGCGCACTAAATGCGGCGGGTTTCCGTGTAACTAACATTACTGATGTTACACCAATCCCACACAATGGTTGTCGTCCGCCTAAAAAACGCCGCGTATAA
- the rpsD gene encoding 30S ribosomal protein S4: MARYLGPKLKLSRREGTDLFLKSGVRAIESKCKIDNAPGVHGARKPRLSDYGLQLREKQKVRRMYGVLEKQFRNYYKESARLQGNTGENLLQLLEGRLDNVVYRMGFGATRAESRQLVSHKAVLVNGKVVNIPSFNVKASDVIAIREKAKKQSRIGAALEIAGQREVPTWVSVDATKMEGVFTRQPERSDLSAEINEQLIIELYSK; the protein is encoded by the coding sequence ATGGCAAGATATTTAGGTCCTAAGCTAAAGCTTAGCCGTCGCGAAGGAACAGATCTTTTCTTAAAATCTGGCGTCCGTGCGATTGAATCTAAGTGTAAAATCGATAATGCACCCGGTGTTCACGGTGCACGTAAACCGCGTTTGTCGGATTACGGTTTGCAATTACGCGAAAAACAAAAAGTACGTCGTATGTACGGTGTGCTTGAAAAGCAATTTCGTAACTACTACAAAGAATCTGCACGTTTACAAGGCAACACGGGTGAAAACCTGCTTCAATTACTTGAAGGTCGTTTAGATAATGTTGTTTACCGTATGGGTTTTGGTGCAACACGCGCTGAATCTCGTCAACTAGTTAGCCATAAAGCTGTACTGGTCAACGGTAAAGTTGTAAATATTCCTTCTTTTAACGTTAAAGCAAGTGATGTTATCGCAATTCGTGAAAAAGCTAAAAAGCAATCACGCATTGGCGCAGCACTTGAAATCGCCGGTCAACGTGAAGTCCCAACTTGGGTTTCTGTTGATGCAACGAAGATGGAAGGCGTATTTACTCGTCAACCTGAACGTTCAGATTTATCGGCTGAGATTAACGAACAGTTGATCATCGAGCTTTACTCTAAGTAA
- a CDS encoding DNA-directed RNA polymerase subunit alpha encodes MQGFVKDFLKPNLVGIEQINATRAKVTLEPLERGFGHTLGNALRRILLSSMPGAAITEVEIDGVQNEYSIKEGVQEEILEILLNLKGLAVKLEGKNEVLVSLTKSGAGPVIAADITHDSDLEIVNPEHVICHLTGNTEISMRIKIELGRGYVPASSRIHSEEDKSANGRLFVDATFSPVERIAYSVESARVEQRTNLDKLVIDMETDGTLEPEEAIRQAAMILAGQLDEFVDERIISAPVEVEEKPEFDPILLRPVNDLELTVRSANCLKAESIYYIGDLVQRTEVELLKMPNLGRKSLTEIKDDLVSRGLYLGMRLENWPPASLIED; translated from the coding sequence ATGCAGGGTTTTGTAAAAGATTTTCTAAAACCGAACTTAGTTGGTATCGAACAAATAAATGCAACCAGAGCCAAAGTGACTCTAGAACCGTTAGAACGCGGTTTTGGTCATACTTTAGGTAATGCGCTGCGTCGAATCTTGTTATCATCTATGCCGGGTGCAGCAATAACAGAAGTCGAAATTGATGGCGTACAAAATGAGTACAGCATCAAAGAAGGCGTGCAGGAAGAGATCCTTGAGATACTTCTAAACCTTAAAGGTCTAGCGGTTAAACTTGAAGGTAAAAACGAAGTTTTAGTTAGTTTAACTAAATCTGGGGCCGGTCCTGTTATTGCAGCCGATATCACTCATGATAGTGATCTCGAGATAGTCAATCCAGAACACGTGATCTGTCATTTAACGGGCAATACTGAAATCAGTATGCGCATTAAAATTGAATTAGGTCGCGGCTACGTCCCAGCTTCATCTCGTATTCATAGTGAAGAAGATAAGTCTGCCAATGGTCGTCTGTTCGTCGATGCCACTTTCAGCCCTGTTGAGCGTATCGCTTACAGTGTTGAATCTGCTCGTGTTGAACAGCGCACCAATTTAGACAAACTTGTCATCGATATGGAAACCGATGGTACACTTGAGCCAGAAGAAGCAATTCGTCAGGCAGCTATGATTTTAGCTGGACAACTAGACGAATTTGTTGATGAACGCATTATAAGTGCACCTGTTGAAGTAGAAGAAAAACCTGAGTTTGATCCTATTCTCTTACGCCCGGTGAATGATTTAGAGTTAACTGTTCGTTCTGCTAACTGTTTGAAAGCAGAATCAATTTACTATATTGGTGACTTGGTACAACGCACTGAAGTTGAACTGCTGAAAATGCCTAATTTAGGCCGTAAGTCATTAACTGAAATCAAAGATGACCTTGTCTCACGTGGACTGTATCTGGGTATGCGCCTGGAAAACTGGCCACCAGCAAGTCTTATTGAAGATTAA
- the rplQ gene encoding 50S ribosomal protein L17, translating to MRHRQSGRQLNRNSSHRQAMFRNMAISIAMHEVIKTTVPKAKELRRVIEPLITLAKTDSVANRRLAFARLRDDATVAKLFNELGPRYATRPGGYTSIIKCGFRTGDKAPMAYITLVDRPVVAEDEE from the coding sequence ATGCGCCATCGTCAAAGTGGACGTCAACTTAACCGAAACAGTAGCCACCGTCAGGCTATGTTTCGTAACATGGCAATATCTATTGCAATGCACGAAGTTATTAAAACTACCGTGCCTAAAGCAAAAGAATTGCGCCGTGTAATTGAGCCATTAATTACACTTGCTAAAACCGATAGCGTTGCTAATCGTCGTTTAGCATTTGCTCGTCTTCGTGATGATGCAACAGTTGCAAAATTATTTAATGAATTGGGTCCGCGTTACGCGACACGCCCAGGCGGTTACACTAGCATCATTAAATGTGGTTTCCGTACTGGTGATAAAGCTCCTATGGCTTACATCACTCTGGTAGACCGCCCAGTAGTTGCTGAAGACGAAGAGTAA